One Desulfobulbus propionicus DSM 2032 DNA segment encodes these proteins:
- a CDS encoding hotdog domain-containing protein, whose amino-acid sequence MTQPSETVYHRTLSLGSDPALRRRYMVVDEPIQGNMRFGLLLEILDKVAEEAALTYVNRFHPDARVVTAAIDNIVVRHAVDVRRDLTFAATINHVGRSSLEVGIRVEQPGEPHLHIASCYFTMVARSGYGENVVSVALPPLDYALPIEKRRAGKALARREEYRHQQLALREPPSRDEYELLTALHQAQDDPAFCGSLCGRLVTDAWERTYPDQENVPFTIFGGYLIRRAFELSSICSELVAPNRSIIAGVNRINFFHPVRMGDKLHFTSRVVYTKDSYVCVEAGIERISRDRTAKALSNSCLFTFANVDADLAHHPVPTVYPTTYAEDGRYLAAHRSLQTLLRHQRLI is encoded by the coding sequence ATGACCCAACCCAGTGAAACCGTTTACCACCGTACCCTGTCCCTGGGCAGCGACCCTGCCCTGCGCCGCCGTTACATGGTGGTCGATGAGCCTATCCAGGGCAACATGCGTTTCGGCTTGCTGCTCGAGATCCTCGACAAGGTGGCCGAGGAAGCGGCCCTCACCTATGTCAACCGTTTCCACCCCGACGCCCGGGTGGTGACCGCGGCCATCGACAACATCGTGGTCCGTCATGCCGTCGATGTGCGCCGTGATCTGACTTTTGCCGCCACCATCAACCATGTCGGCCGCAGTTCGCTTGAGGTCGGTATTCGGGTGGAACAGCCTGGCGAACCCCACCTGCACATCGCCTCCTGCTACTTCACCATGGTGGCCCGCTCCGGCTACGGCGAGAACGTGGTCAGTGTGGCCCTGCCGCCGCTTGACTACGCCCTGCCGATCGAGAAGCGGCGGGCGGGCAAGGCTCTGGCCCGACGAGAGGAGTACCGCCACCAGCAGCTGGCCCTGCGCGAGCCGCCCAGTCGGGACGAGTACGAACTGCTGACCGCGCTCCACCAGGCCCAGGATGATCCGGCTTTCTGCGGATCGTTGTGCGGCCGGTTGGTTACCGATGCCTGGGAACGAACGTACCCGGATCAGGAAAACGTGCCGTTCACCATCTTTGGCGGCTACCTGATCCGCCGTGCCTTTGAATTGTCTTCGATCTGCTCCGAGCTGGTGGCACCCAATCGGTCGATCATCGCCGGCGTCAACCGGATCAACTTTTTTCATCCGGTGCGCATGGGCGACAAGCTGCACTTCACCTCCCGGGTGGTCTACACCAAGGACAGCTATGTGTGCGTCGAGGCGGGCATCGAGCGCATCAGCCGAGATCGGACCGCCAAGGCCCTGTCCAACTCCTGCCTGTTCACCTTTGCCAATGTCGATGCCGACCTGGCCCACCACCCGGTGCCCACGGTCTACCCGACCACCTATGCCGAGGACGGACGCTACCTGGCGGCGCACCGTAGTCTGCAGACCCTGCTCCGCCATCAGCGGTTGATCTGA
- a CDS encoding superoxide dismutase → MEHTLPPLPYAYDALEPFIDARTMEIHHTKHHQAYITNLNAALGEQPALGELSVEKLLHNLNEVPENIRTAVRNHGGGHANHSFFWPLLKKDVAAKGPVIEALSDKYGDFDAFKDQFSTAAIKLFGSGWAWLVVDKGNLEIITTPNQDSPLMNGKIPVLGLDVWEHAYYLLYQNRRPDYVAQFFKVINWEKVNEHYLAAIG, encoded by the coding sequence ATGGAACATACACTGCCCCCATTACCCTACGCCTATGACGCATTGGAACCCTTCATCGATGCCCGCACCATGGAGATTCACCATACCAAACATCACCAGGCCTACATCACCAACCTCAACGCTGCACTCGGAGAACAGCCCGCTCTCGGCGAATTGAGCGTGGAAAAACTCCTGCACAATCTCAACGAGGTACCCGAGAACATCCGCACAGCAGTGCGCAATCACGGTGGCGGTCATGCCAACCACAGCTTCTTCTGGCCTCTGTTGAAGAAGGATGTGGCGGCCAAGGGGCCAGTGATCGAGGCCCTTAGCGATAAATACGGCGATTTCGATGCCTTCAAGGATCAATTTTCCACGGCCGCGATCAAGCTGTTCGGCAGTGGCTGGGCCTGGCTGGTGGTGGACAAGGGGAACCTGGAAATCATCACCACCCCCAATCAGGACAGCCCGCTCATGAACGGCAAGATTCCGGTGCTTGGCCTTGATGTTTGGGAACACGCCTACTACCTGCTCTATCAGAACCGGCGGCCCGACTATGTGGCTCAGTTTTTCAAGGTGATCAACTGGGAGAAAGTCAACGAGCACTATCTTGCGGCCATCGGCTGA
- a CDS encoding ABC transporter substrate-binding protein has protein sequence MKCSFLCVLSLLLLLLTPPVIRADNRLQTVTLQLKWTHAFQFAGYYTALEKGYYREAGLDVRIVEGQPGSNPADAVLRGEAQYGIGNTCLLLRRSQGQPVVVLGVIFQHSPMVILARKTGPTQSIHDLAGKRLMLEPETDELTAYLNKEGLKDKVTLVEHRFDMQPLLDGSVDAMAAFVYDEPHQLEHVDFAYALFNPRSAGIDFYGDNLFTTEAEIRQHPRRAEAFRAASLRGWQYAMAHPEEIIHLILAKYPTRQDRGALLHEARQMKELMQPDLIEVGYMHPGRWRHIADTYAELGMLPGDFRLEGFLYQPDPFFRYDLLLRWSAGILVVLTVSVWLMIRFSRIARKARQSEQRHRLLADNVTDVIWTLDLEGRFTYVSPSVKKLRGYTPEEVMRGTLLDTLTPESATVAKQKLIEFRKEVRSGSALRLFRGELEQPCKGGGTVWTEVNCAPLVGADGTVVGIVGVTRDISERKRMEAELRRLATTDPLTGAYNRRFLYEKATQELERSRRFKQPLSFLLVDIDWFKRINDAHGHDIGDEVLKTMSRACMGLLRSIDLFSRLGGEEFGILLVNTGREGGHVFAERLRHHLEQLEVACPGGPIRFTVSIGLAVSDDTVGTVNDLIKQADLALYVAKANGRNRVESAGSCRRSPQPAGTSLSAVAHLIWDDLMCCGQPTIDEQHRRLFALANQLLDTPWPGENGQLPDVAPVEAFLAEITAHFHDEESLLRTAGYQEVSEHAKLHLTLVNQARALLEQCRNGSLLPGDLSRFIVQDLMHNHMLRDDTRFYPLFANPPAHAANTSDHPPVHPADSRA, from the coding sequence ATGAAGTGTTCTTTTCTGTGTGTGCTCAGCCTCCTGCTCCTTCTTCTCACCCCGCCGGTCATCCGTGCCGACAACCGGTTGCAAACCGTGACCCTGCAGCTCAAATGGACCCATGCCTTCCAGTTTGCCGGCTATTACACGGCCCTGGAAAAGGGCTATTACCGGGAGGCCGGCCTGGATGTCCGCATTGTCGAGGGACAGCCGGGGAGCAATCCGGCTGATGCGGTGCTGCGCGGCGAGGCCCAGTACGGCATCGGCAACACGTGTCTGCTGCTCCGACGCAGTCAGGGGCAGCCGGTGGTGGTGCTGGGCGTAATCTTCCAGCATTCGCCCATGGTCATTCTCGCACGAAAAACCGGACCGACGCAGAGCATCCATGACCTGGCCGGCAAGCGGTTGATGCTTGAACCGGAAACCGACGAGCTGACGGCTTATCTCAACAAGGAGGGTTTGAAGGATAAGGTGACCTTGGTGGAACACCGCTTTGACATGCAACCGCTGCTTGACGGTTCGGTGGATGCCATGGCCGCCTTTGTCTACGACGAGCCCCACCAGCTGGAGCATGTGGATTTTGCCTATGCGCTGTTCAATCCACGCTCGGCGGGCATCGATTTCTACGGCGACAACCTGTTCACCACCGAAGCTGAAATCAGACAGCATCCCCGGCGCGCCGAGGCCTTCCGGGCCGCCAGCCTGCGCGGCTGGCAGTATGCCATGGCCCATCCCGAGGAAATCATCCATCTCATTCTCGCCAAATATCCCACTCGGCAAGACCGGGGCGCCCTGCTCCACGAGGCACGGCAAATGAAGGAGCTGATGCAGCCGGACCTGATCGAGGTGGGTTACATGCATCCCGGGCGCTGGCGGCACATCGCCGACACCTATGCCGAACTGGGCATGCTCCCCGGCGACTTCCGCCTGGAGGGATTTCTCTACCAGCCCGATCCCTTTTTCCGCTACGACCTGCTGCTGCGGTGGAGCGCCGGGATCCTGGTGGTGCTGACCGTCTCGGTCTGGCTGATGATCCGTTTTTCCCGCATTGCCCGCAAGGCGAGGCAGAGCGAGCAACGCCACCGGCTGCTGGCCGATAATGTCACCGATGTGATCTGGACCTTGGACCTCGAGGGACGATTCACCTATGTCAGCCCCTCGGTCAAAAAACTGCGCGGCTACACCCCCGAGGAAGTGATGCGCGGCACCCTCCTGGACACGCTGACCCCGGAATCAGCCACGGTTGCCAAGCAAAAACTGATCGAATTCAGGAAGGAGGTGCGGTCGGGCAGTGCATTGCGCCTCTTTCGCGGCGAACTGGAACAGCCCTGTAAAGGCGGCGGAACGGTCTGGACCGAGGTCAACTGCGCGCCGCTGGTGGGCGCCGACGGCACGGTGGTCGGGATTGTCGGCGTGACCCGCGACATCAGCGAGCGCAAACGGATGGAGGCGGAATTGCGCCGGCTGGCCACCACCGATCCACTGACCGGGGCCTACAACCGGCGTTTTCTCTACGAAAAGGCAACACAAGAACTGGAGCGAAGCCGCCGTTTCAAGCAACCGTTGAGCTTTCTCCTGGTGGATATCGACTGGTTCAAGCGGATCAACGATGCCCACGGCCACGACATCGGCGACGAAGTGCTCAAGACGATGAGTCGGGCCTGCATGGGGCTGCTGCGGTCCATCGATCTGTTCAGCCGTTTGGGCGGCGAGGAGTTCGGCATCCTCCTGGTCAATACCGGCCGAGAGGGCGGGCACGTTTTTGCCGAACGGCTGCGCCATCATCTGGAACAGCTGGAGGTCGCCTGTCCGGGCGGCCCGATCCGCTTCACGGTCAGCATTGGCCTGGCGGTGTCCGACGACACGGTGGGCACGGTCAACGATCTGATTAAACAGGCGGATCTGGCCCTGTATGTGGCCAAGGCCAATGGCCGCAACCGAGTGGAATCAGCCGGCAGCTGCCGCCGCTCGCCGCAACCTGCGGGCACGTCGCTCAGCGCCGTCGCCCACCTGATCTGGGACGATCTGATGTGCTGCGGTCAGCCCACCATCGACGAGCAGCACCGTCGGCTGTTCGCCTTGGCCAACCAACTGCTCGACACCCCGTGGCCCGGAGAAAATGGTCAGTTGCCGGATGTCGCGCCGGTGGAGGCTTTTCTCGCCGAAATCACGGCCCACTTCCATGACGAGGAAAGCCTGCTGCGGACCGCCGGCTATCAAGAAGTCAGCGAGCATGCGAAACTGCATCTTACCCTGGTCAATCAGGCTCGTGCCCTGCTGGAGCAGTGCAGAAACGGCAGTCTGTTGCCGGGTGACCTGTCGCGCTTCATTGTCCAGGATCTGATGCACAATCACATGCTGCGCGACGACACCCGGTTTTATCCGTTGTTTGCGAATCCCCCGGCCCATGCGGCCAACACGTCTGATCACCCTCCGGTCCACCCGGCAGACAGCCGGGCCTAG
- a CDS encoding NADPH-dependent FMN reductase codes for MNHYTIAVVIGSLRKDSFNRSLARALAKLAPPEFTFKQVEIGDLPLYNQDDDANQAPSVKRLKSEIAAAQAVLFVTPEYNRSIPGVLKNAIDHASRPYGQSVWAGKPAGVLGISIGVIGTALAQQHLRNILAYLDTPTMGAPEAFLQVKEGFFDAEGNIGPDSRAFLQGWMDRYVAWVRQHAA; via the coding sequence ATGAATCACTACACCATCGCCGTTGTTATCGGAAGTCTGCGCAAGGATTCCTTTAACCGTTCCCTGGCCAGGGCCTTGGCCAAGCTGGCGCCGCCGGAGTTCACTTTCAAACAGGTGGAGATCGGTGATCTGCCGTTGTACAACCAGGATGACGACGCCAATCAGGCGCCATCGGTCAAACGGCTCAAGAGCGAAATCGCCGCCGCCCAGGCGGTGTTGTTTGTCACCCCGGAATACAATCGTTCCATCCCCGGCGTGCTTAAGAATGCCATTGATCACGCTTCCCGGCCCTATGGTCAGAGCGTCTGGGCCGGGAAGCCGGCCGGCGTGCTCGGCATTTCGATAGGGGTTATCGGCACCGCCCTGGCACAACAGCATTTGCGTAATATTCTTGCCTATCTCGATACACCCACCATGGGCGCGCCCGAGGCGTTTCTTCAGGTCAAGGAAGGCTTTTTCGATGCCGAGGGCAATATTGGCCCAGACAGCAGAGCGTTTCTCCAGGGGTGGATGGATCGCTACGTGGCCTGGGTCCGACAGCACGCCGCCTAG
- a CDS encoding ATP-binding protein — protein sequence MGHVIGKDLYRQLGRRLDQAPVRTPWTPVFRQLVEALYEPAEAALVIRLPYRPSTLERIARMTGEPEQRLRPMLEGLCAKGLVLDIWNGARYLYMVSPLVIGFFEFTMMRTGPELPLARWAELFERYMFKEKAFLAANFGDGQRVSVMRALPHEQTLGDHVEILDYEKASALVEDQSEFALGLCSCRHEKHHLGREPCRTPMETCTSMGSGAQFLIRNGFAHPIDKAQMRDILARSRDMGLTLSTDNVRQGAGFICHCCGCCCNLLRGIRETGYPGILVTSSFEAQVDSSRCQGCGLCAQACPIQAIWMEPANDPARPAKKIARIGSFCLGCGVCALRCPTGALKLHERQQQVVHPEDSFERVILQALERDTLNTLLFDNPASRTQAFMRGLVGGFLRLSPVKRALLGDTLRSRFLSALRRLAGPVENLCVTPTVTAAKDRER from the coding sequence ATGGGACACGTCATCGGCAAAGACCTGTATCGCCAATTAGGTAGGAGGCTCGATCAGGCACCGGTGCGCACGCCTTGGACGCCAGTGTTCCGGCAATTGGTGGAAGCGCTCTATGAGCCGGCGGAGGCCGCGTTGGTTATCCGCCTGCCGTACCGCCCATCGACCCTGGAGCGCATCGCCCGCATGACCGGCGAGCCCGAGCAGCGGCTGCGGCCCATGCTTGAGGGGTTGTGCGCCAAAGGATTGGTGCTCGATATCTGGAATGGCGCCCGTTACCTCTACATGGTCAGCCCGCTGGTGATCGGATTTTTTGAATTCACGATGATGCGCACCGGCCCGGAGTTGCCCCTGGCCCGCTGGGCTGAACTGTTTGAAAGATACATGTTCAAGGAGAAGGCATTCCTCGCGGCCAATTTCGGCGATGGTCAACGGGTGTCGGTGATGCGCGCCCTGCCCCACGAACAGACCTTGGGCGACCATGTGGAGATTCTGGATTACGAGAAGGCCTCGGCCCTGGTCGAGGATCAATCCGAGTTTGCTCTCGGTCTGTGTTCCTGCCGCCATGAAAAACACCATCTGGGGCGCGAACCGTGCCGCACACCCATGGAAACCTGCACCTCCATGGGGTCGGGTGCCCAGTTCCTGATCCGAAACGGCTTCGCCCATCCCATCGACAAGGCCCAGATGCGCGACATCCTGGCCAGATCGCGGGATATGGGCCTGACCCTGTCCACGGACAACGTGCGCCAGGGCGCGGGTTTCATCTGCCATTGTTGCGGGTGTTGCTGCAATTTGCTGCGGGGAATCCGGGAGACAGGATATCCCGGAATTTTGGTAACGTCGAGCTTCGAGGCCCAGGTGGATTCGAGCCGCTGCCAGGGCTGCGGCTTGTGCGCCCAGGCGTGTCCGATCCAGGCGATCTGGATGGAACCGGCGAACGATCCGGCGCGGCCTGCCAAGAAAATCGCCCGGATCGGCTCCTTCTGCCTCGGGTGCGGGGTCTGCGCCCTGCGGTGTCCCACCGGCGCCCTAAAACTGCACGAGCGGCAACAGCAGGTGGTGCATCCGGAAGACAGTTTCGAGCGGGTCATCCTCCAGGCCTTGGAGCGCGACACCCTGAACACCTTGCTTTTTGACAATCCGGCGAGCCGGACCCAGGCATTCATGCGCGGTCTGGTCGGCGGTTTTTTGCGGCTCTCCCCGGTCAAACGAGCGCTGCTCGGCGACACCCTGCGCTCCCGTTTTCTTTCCGCCCTGCGCCGCCTGGCCGGCCCGGTGGAGAACCTTTGCGTCACTCCCACCGTCACGGCCGCGAAGGACCGCGAGCGGTGA